The Paenibacillus macerans genome includes a window with the following:
- a CDS encoding SGNH/GDSL hydrolase family protein → MQLPLTNEWFHGAVSLEHREDGIKPWRIPYLDYDLYPPEGIEGKAEICAGVRLRLRTDSAEVAVSFTPLADTAAMDCLVGGELFRTLSLPAGATEALFSGLGGGVKDLEIWLPQNIGMTITGLRIGYKASADPLPDTRPRWITYGSSITQCVAASSPSRTWPAIAAANCGFNLTNLGFSGNCHMEPMIGRLIRDLPADFISICAGVNIYGADTLSPRMFKPLLIGLLETIRDKHRETPLLVISPIYGTVRETEVNRLGFTLPMMREAIRETVELLMERGDRKVYYQDGLNWLGPEDEALLTDGLHPGAKGYELLGRRFRGLHEFAFRGVYKFAE, encoded by the coding sequence ATGCAGCTTCCTTTAACGAATGAGTGGTTCCACGGTGCCGTTTCGTTGGAGCACCGGGAGGATGGAATTAAGCCATGGCGCATTCCTTACCTGGATTACGACCTGTATCCGCCCGAGGGAATCGAGGGCAAAGCCGAAATTTGCGCCGGTGTCCGCCTGCGGTTGCGCACGGATTCCGCAGAGGTGGCGGTATCGTTCACACCGCTTGCGGATACCGCCGCCATGGACTGCCTGGTTGGGGGAGAATTGTTCCGGACGCTCAGCCTGCCCGCCGGAGCAACAGAAGCCTTGTTCAGCGGACTGGGGGGCGGAGTCAAGGATCTGGAGATTTGGCTCCCGCAAAATATTGGAATGACCATCACCGGCCTGCGAATTGGGTACAAAGCCTCCGCAGATCCGCTGCCAGATACCCGGCCTCGGTGGATTACTTACGGCAGCTCCATTACCCAGTGCGTCGCGGCTTCCAGCCCTTCGCGCACCTGGCCCGCCATTGCCGCCGCGAACTGCGGCTTCAACCTGACCAATCTCGGCTTCTCCGGCAACTGCCACATGGAGCCGATGATCGGGCGGCTGATTCGCGACCTGCCGGCCGATTTCATCTCCATATGTGCGGGCGTGAACATCTATGGCGCAGACACCTTAAGCCCGCGTATGTTCAAGCCGCTGTTGATTGGACTGCTGGAGACGATACGCGACAAGCACAGGGAGACTCCGCTGCTTGTCATTTCCCCGATTTATGGCACCGTCCGTGAAACGGAGGTGAATCGTCTGGGCTTCACGCTGCCCATGATGCGTGAAGCCATCCGCGAGACCGTGGAGCTGCTTATGGAGCGGGGCGATCGTAAAGTTTACTACCAGGATGGCCTGAACTGGCTCGGCCCGGAGGATGAAGCCTTGCTGACGGACGGCCTGCACCCTGGAGCCAAGGGGTATGAGTTGCTAGGCCGGCGTTTCCGCGGCCTTCATGAATTTGCGTTCCGGGGTGTATATAAATTTGCGGAGTAA
- a CDS encoding amidase family protein has translation MKDPFTLMNFDVEEASIYELQNAMEQGRFTSRELVFCYLSRIAKYDQDGPHINSIMEINPDAIFIAEALDLERQRKGSRGPLHGIPILVKDNIETGDKMRTSAGALALAQHVSTKDAFLIRRLRESGAIILGKTNMTEWANGVSSTMWAGYSSKGGQVAHPYGEFFVGGSSTGSAAAVAMSFAAAAVGTETSASILSPAIQMSIVGIKPTVGLISRSGMIPFSYSQDTAGPMARTVSDAAVLLSALVGRDEHDPATWRNDHVIQDYTAFLDKDGLQGAKIGVFSEVPDYVHESGEYNKELFQQAVFELIKAGAKVVEDIEIPSFHGPWQWNKMNLEFNHGVENYLQRLPAHMAFHSLSELIDWNENHADEALKYGQDMLKFREGLTDPLKNKDYILESIMDLYLAQNEGIDYAINRYQLDAIMFPAYIGADICAKAGYPSIAIPAGYGANGRPFGVTFAGKAFTEPTLIRIAYSFEQITKHRKKPAFN, from the coding sequence ATGAAAGATCCCTTTACGCTGATGAACTTTGATGTTGAAGAAGCAAGTATATACGAGTTACAAAACGCGATGGAACAAGGTAGATTTACTTCAAGAGAACTTGTGTTTTGCTATTTATCACGTATCGCAAAATATGATCAGGATGGTCCTCACATAAATTCCATCATGGAAATTAACCCCGATGCCATTTTCATCGCAGAGGCTCTCGATTTAGAACGTCAGCGCAAGGGGAGTAGAGGACCTCTTCATGGCATTCCGATTCTCGTGAAGGATAATATCGAAACCGGAGACAAAATGCGTACTAGTGCGGGAGCTTTAGCGCTGGCGCAACATGTAAGTACGAAAGACGCTTTCCTGATTCGCCGGCTAAGAGAATCCGGGGCCATTATATTGGGAAAGACGAATATGACGGAATGGGCCAACGGTGTTTCCTCGACGATGTGGGCGGGTTATAGTTCAAAGGGAGGGCAGGTCGCGCACCCGTATGGTGAATTTTTCGTAGGCGGATCCAGTACTGGATCGGCAGCTGCGGTGGCCATGAGCTTTGCAGCGGCGGCGGTAGGCACAGAAACCTCCGCTTCAATTCTAAGTCCGGCCATACAAATGTCTATCGTCGGCATTAAACCGACCGTCGGCTTAATCAGCCGCTCAGGAATGATTCCTTTTTCTTATTCACAAGATACAGCAGGGCCGATGGCAAGGACGGTTTCAGATGCGGCAGTTCTGCTTAGCGCATTGGTTGGGAGGGATGAGCACGACCCAGCAACCTGGCGTAATGACCATGTTATACAAGATTACACTGCATTCTTGGACAAGGATGGACTACAGGGAGCGAAAATTGGGGTCTTTAGTGAAGTGCCCGATTACGTACATGAATCTGGTGAATATAATAAGGAGCTATTTCAACAAGCAGTCTTCGAACTGATAAAAGCAGGAGCCAAAGTGGTAGAAGATATCGAGATTCCTTCATTCCATGGGCCATGGCAGTGGAACAAGATGAATTTAGAATTCAATCATGGGGTGGAAAATTATTTGCAGCGTCTCCCGGCACACATGGCGTTTCATTCATTGTCCGAACTTATCGATTGGAATGAAAATCATGCTGATGAAGCCCTAAAATACGGCCAAGATATGTTGAAATTCCGCGAGGGATTAACCGATCCCTTGAAAAATAAGGACTATATTTTGGAATCCATTATGGATTTATATCTAGCCCAGAACGAAGGAATCGATTATGCGATAAATCGTTATCAGTTAGATGCGATAATGTTTCCTGCTTATATTGGAGCGGATATATGTGCCAAAGCTGGTTATCCATCGATTGCTATCCCCGCGGGGTATGGAGCGAACGGCAGACCATTTGGCGTTACTTTTGCCGGAAAAGCATTTACCGAACCTACCTTAATTCGCATAGCTTATTCTTTTGAACAAATAACGAAACATCGCAAAAAGCCTGCATTTAACTAA
- a CDS encoding putative quinol monooxygenase, with translation MPTNTNQIILNIRFKVKPGKKETFRDSLFSMINNFRNEPTFVNAIVSDDLDNPNDLVIYEIWQGTRESWIQDELPKPYRSEYEGALTSLIDDRIVSWLEPIGEWGSKLTSVTC, from the coding sequence ATGCCCACAAATACAAATCAAATTATTCTCAATATTCGATTCAAAGTTAAACCAGGAAAGAAAGAAACATTTCGTGACAGTTTGTTTTCAATGATTAACAACTTTAGAAATGAGCCTACTTTCGTAAATGCAATCGTATCTGATGATTTAGATAATCCTAATGATCTTGTTATTTATGAGATCTGGCAAGGTACTAGAGAAAGCTGGATACAAGATGAACTTCCGAAGCCTTACCGTAGTGAGTATGAAGGTGCACTTACAAGCCTCATTGACGATAGAATAGTAAGTTGGCTTGAACCTATCGGGGAATGGGGCAGCAAGCTGACTAGTGTGACTTGTTAA
- a CDS encoding transposase has product MRAAHAEGFLTGAHIAVDSSAVEAWDCQYGESAAKRRAARKQKQKKESSVQQLEMEPVLPVSETEPTKPTKPVYGRGNCSAEEKERRRKEREAYEASLPPFEKKIENMLPFTYDELFEAMPRSASRCTKKNSKGKLTTWYGYKANIVVDTDSQYVLSGVLSSAHLNDQRMAVLLLKGLPLKFPMLKVKYGLGDKGYDSTPIYELIRSLQAYPIIDIIHHTAPPEGMNLDYGPVCKEGHAYRYDSFDPKYETLRYTRPSECKECPFAESGCQKVFKIRIETDVRKHTYPARGSKGFKELYKKRTAVERVFAYLKGYYGLKRTRHRGVRANVDFQLSILAYNLTKFALDKLNKRLPQAA; this is encoded by the coding sequence GTGAGAGCCGCTCATGCCGAGGGTTTCTTAACGGGAGCTCATATCGCCGTCGATTCCTCGGCGGTTGAAGCGTGGGACTGCCAATATGGAGAATCTGCTGCCAAACGCCGAGCCGCAAGGAAACAGAAGCAAAAGAAGGAATCTTCGGTGCAACAGCTCGAAATGGAGCCCGTTCTCCCCGTGTCTGAGACCGAACCCACGAAGCCGACAAAGCCGGTTTACGGGCGTGGAAATTGCTCGGCCGAAGAAAAGGAACGCCGCCGTAAAGAACGGGAAGCATACGAGGCGAGCCTGCCCCCTTTCGAAAAGAAAATAGAAAACATGTTGCCCTTCACCTACGACGAGCTGTTTGAAGCGATGCCCAGGTCTGCTTCGCGTTGCACCAAGAAAAATTCGAAAGGCAAGCTCACCACCTGGTATGGCTATAAAGCCAACATCGTAGTGGATACCGATAGTCAGTATGTGCTCAGCGGGGTACTGAGCTCGGCTCATTTGAACGACCAACGCATGGCTGTACTGTTGCTCAAAGGTCTTCCACTTAAGTTTCCCATGCTGAAGGTGAAATATGGGTTGGGGGACAAAGGCTACGACAGCACGCCCATTTACGAGTTGATTCGTTCGCTCCAAGCTTACCCGATCATTGATATCATCCACCATACGGCTCCGCCGGAAGGGATGAATCTTGATTATGGTCCGGTTTGCAAAGAAGGCCACGCCTATCGGTACGACAGCTTTGATCCCAAGTATGAGACACTTCGGTATACCCGTCCAAGCGAGTGCAAGGAATGTCCGTTTGCGGAATCCGGCTGCCAAAAGGTGTTTAAAATTCGGATCGAAACGGACGTGCGTAAGCACACCTATCCGGCAAGAGGCAGCAAAGGGTTTAAAGAACTGTACAAAAAGCGAACGGCTGTCGAGCGTGTCTTTGCCTATCTCAAGGGTTACTATGGATTGAAACGAACACGTCACCGCGGTGTCCGAGCCAACGTCGACTTCCAACTCAGTATACTTGCGTACAACCTAACCAAGTTTGCACTCGATAAGTTGAATAAACGCCTGCCTCAAGCAGCATAA
- a CDS encoding TetR family transcriptional regulator, which yields MDRVESNQHNCCSWYSILMADSLLTKETILDATEDVLRRFGPEKTSVVDVARSLNVTHGTIYRHFPSKSALRLAVLKRWFYVITEPDIANEFVNHIIGSITKIVEAGISNHEFKEGLAGDIARGIYVSTIRFHHPLYSREWLIPTIQQEYDVVWNLIMSGILQ from the coding sequence GTGGATCGCGTAGAAAGTAATCAGCACAATTGCTGTAGCTGGTACTCGATATTAATGGCAGATTCACTTCTAACAAAAGAAACCATTTTGGATGCGACGGAAGATGTTCTTCGTCGGTTTGGACCAGAGAAGACGAGTGTAGTTGATGTGGCGCGATCATTAAATGTCACACATGGAACCATTTATCGTCATTTCCCAAGTAAATCGGCTTTACGTCTTGCGGTTTTAAAACGCTGGTTTTATGTCATCACTGAACCTGATATTGCTAATGAATTTGTTAATCATATCATCGGTAGCATCACCAAAATTGTAGAAGCAGGGATAAGCAATCACGAGTTTAAAGAAGGACTAGCAGGAGATATTGCCCGTGGAATCTATGTGTCAACAATCCGATTTCATCACCCACTTTACAGTCGAGAATGGCTAATACCAACCATTCAACAGGAATATGATGTCGTTTGGAATCTCATTATGTCTGGAATTTTGCAATAA
- a CDS encoding SDR family NAD(P)-dependent oxidoreductase: MTKTALVTGANKGIGFEIAKQLLEVGYRVLVGARDQKRGETAVTALRKFGDAKLVLLDVADLESIDNAVTTIKQNYPELTLLVNNAGIPGDMHKPGWEFTVEELQATHQVDFIGPFALSKGLLPLLIANKGTIENISIPIEPLPYFNAFAYQTAKAPLNVMTKSWAMSFEQESIPVEIFAVMPGAVSTDLNGHITGDFVKTPAQAAELIVSFVLDDENHNGQVINYDGTLAEY; this comes from the coding sequence ATGACAAAGACAGCATTAGTAACTGGTGCGAATAAAGGTATTGGATTTGAGATTGCGAAGCAGTTGTTGGAAGTGGGGTATCGTGTTTTAGTTGGGGCACGTGATCAGAAGCGAGGAGAAACTGCAGTAACTGCCCTCCGAAAATTTGGTGATGCAAAGTTGGTGCTGTTGGACGTTGCCGACTTAGAGAGTATTGATAACGCAGTGACAACAATCAAGCAGAATTACCCAGAGTTGACGCTCTTGGTTAATAATGCGGGTATTCCAGGCGATATGCATAAACCTGGATGGGAGTTTACGGTTGAAGAACTACAGGCAACCCATCAAGTTGACTTTATCGGTCCTTTTGCACTTTCTAAAGGCTTGCTACCATTATTGATTGCCAATAAGGGCACTATTGAAAATATCAGTATACCTATTGAGCCACTACCTTACTTCAATGCGTTTGCCTACCAAACAGCCAAGGCACCTTTGAATGTAATGACAAAATCTTGGGCAATGAGTTTTGAGCAGGAGAGCATACCTGTGGAGATTTTTGCGGTGATGCCAGGGGCGGTTTCGACGGATTTGAATGGGCATATAACGGGAGATTTTGTAAAAACACCTGCTCAGGCTGCGGAATTAATCGTAAGCTTTGTTTTGGATGATGAAAATCATAATGGACAAGTGATTAATTACGACGGCACTCTAGCAGAATACTGA
- a CDS encoding MDR family MFS transporter, which yields MQASATTGKEFEETKKNVKIFPIVVAFLLSGFIGLFGETALNVALTDLMQVFNIGSATIQWLTTGYLLTLGILVPLSGLLNQRFTTRQLFITALIFSIIGALIGALAPSFAVLMVSRVVQAIGTALLLPLMFNTILIIFPIEKRGAAMGMVTLVILFAPAVGPSISGLLVETLSWHYIFWISLLFLVIALIIGIFKMQNVSKTSKPRIDLLSMLLSTVGFGGIVFGFSSAGEGGGGWTSSTVIVSLAIGVIALTLFSIRQLRMTSPLLDLRAFKYPMFTIGALMVGLCMMVILSSMLVLPMYLQTALAYSTLSAGLILLPASTINGILAPIMGKLFDKYGPKWIVLPGVIFVSAALWMFSTVTLTSTVTFIIAVHIVMMIGVSMIMMPSQTNGLNQLPPNLYPHGTAIMNTLQQVFGAIGTAVAVSVMSNGSEKFMKSAENPSDPTIVPAALTAGVHDAFIFCMIIALIGLVLSIFIKRVTIAKR from the coding sequence ATGCAAGCTTCAGCAACAACAGGCAAAGAATTTGAAGAAACAAAAAAGAACGTTAAGATCTTCCCTATTGTAGTTGCATTTTTATTAAGTGGATTTATTGGATTGTTCGGCGAAACAGCTCTAAATGTTGCATTGACCGATTTAATGCAAGTGTTTAATATTGGATCAGCTACAATTCAATGGTTGACTACGGGTTATTTATTGACACTGGGGATTCTCGTCCCATTATCAGGATTATTGAATCAACGCTTCACAACGAGACAGCTTTTTATCACGGCGCTTATTTTTTCAATTATAGGAGCCTTAATTGGAGCACTAGCACCAAGCTTTGCTGTACTTATGGTGTCTCGTGTTGTTCAAGCCATTGGTACAGCGCTATTATTGCCGCTTATGTTTAATACGATACTCATTATTTTCCCGATCGAAAAACGTGGCGCTGCAATGGGCATGGTTACTCTCGTGATTCTGTTTGCCCCAGCAGTCGGACCTTCTATTTCTGGATTGCTAGTAGAAACATTAAGTTGGCACTATATCTTCTGGATTTCACTTCTTTTCCTTGTGATCGCGCTTATTATCGGGATCTTTAAGATGCAGAATGTTTCTAAAACAAGCAAGCCCCGAATTGATTTGCTCTCCATGTTGTTATCGACGGTTGGTTTTGGAGGGATTGTTTTCGGCTTCAGTAGTGCAGGTGAAGGGGGAGGCGGATGGACAAGCTCCACAGTAATCGTTTCTTTAGCGATTGGTGTCATCGCCCTGACTCTGTTCTCGATTCGTCAGTTAAGAATGACATCACCATTGCTTGATTTGCGCGCTTTTAAATACCCCATGTTTACAATCGGAGCGCTGATGGTCGGCCTGTGCATGATGGTTATTCTCTCTTCCATGCTTGTTCTCCCGATGTATTTGCAAACAGCATTAGCGTACTCCACTCTCAGTGCAGGTCTGATTCTGCTGCCAGCTAGCACAATTAACGGAATCCTTGCTCCAATTATGGGAAAATTGTTCGACAAATACGGGCCAAAGTGGATTGTCTTGCCAGGTGTAATCTTTGTTTCAGCTGCACTATGGATGTTTTCCACAGTAACCCTGACTTCAACGGTCACTTTCATTATCGCTGTTCATATCGTGATGATGATTGGTGTTTCGATGATTATGATGCCTTCTCAAACGAATGGACTCAATCAGCTTCCACCCAATCTTTATCCGCATGGTACGGCAATCATGAACACATTGCAGCAAGTTTTCGGTGCGATAGGCACGGCTGTCGCTGTCAGCGTGATGAGTAATGGATCTGAAAAGTTTATGAAAAGTGCTGAAAATCCAAGCGATCCGACGATTGTACCGGCTGCATTGACTGCCGGTGTGCACGATGCATTTATTTTCTGTATGATTATTGCACTGATCGGACTCGTACTTTCCATTTTTATTAAAAGAGTAACGATTGCAAAAAGATAG
- a CDS encoding TetR/AcrR family transcriptional regulator, protein MKNEKLNTKDVILNTATWLFAKHGYHGTGLNQIIKESGAPKGSLYYYFPKGKEELAIACVKLTQSNLQSKLQELMSRFAKPQDFLRAFILNIADRMDGFGTDKFVPFGFWAAAETSSVSDSLRDACQAALAEWKDTLSNKLVDTGITKERAVEMAEISVCLIEGATIMSVVERNSRAMRRAAKHISAILEE, encoded by the coding sequence ATGAAGAACGAGAAGTTAAATACAAAGGACGTTATTTTAAATACGGCTACCTGGTTATTTGCTAAGCATGGTTACCACGGAACGGGTTTGAATCAAATCATTAAAGAAAGCGGCGCGCCAAAAGGATCTTTATATTATTATTTCCCCAAAGGCAAAGAAGAGCTGGCCATTGCGTGTGTCAAGCTGACCCAGTCCAACTTACAAAGTAAGCTTCAGGAACTGATGTCGAGATTCGCTAAGCCGCAAGACTTCTTGCGCGCTTTCATTCTTAATATAGCAGACCGGATGGATGGTTTTGGAACCGATAAATTCGTTCCATTCGGCTTCTGGGCTGCTGCAGAGACATCTTCTGTGAGCGATTCTCTTCGAGATGCCTGTCAGGCCGCCTTAGCAGAGTGGAAAGATACGTTATCCAATAAACTCGTCGACACTGGGATTACAAAGGAACGCGCAGTCGAAATGGCCGAAATTTCTGTATGCTTGATTGAGGGAGCTACCATTATGTCGGTAGTCGAACGCAATTCCAGAGCGATGCGACGAGCTGCCAAGCATATTTCTGCGATTTTGGAGGAATAG
- a CDS encoding MerR family transcriptional regulator: MAFTIKEASERLGCPAHTIRFYEKEGLLPYIKRDKNGNRLFEQDHLDWIRLMTCFRATGMKLSLLKEMVDLALDGDSTIPQRKAILNQYKEDLFRRQNELAKALDAVNNKLSIYEDIEKGRIPSESQLLIKMEESERQQT; encoded by the coding sequence ATGGCATTCACGATCAAAGAAGCTTCAGAGCGGCTTGGTTGCCCGGCTCATACGATTCGTTTTTACGAGAAGGAGGGATTGCTCCCTTACATTAAGAGAGATAAGAACGGGAATCGACTGTTCGAACAAGATCACCTAGATTGGATCCGGCTGATGACATGTTTCCGGGCGACAGGGATGAAGCTGTCGTTGCTGAAGGAGATGGTGGATCTTGCGCTCGATGGTGATTCCACGATTCCACAGCGCAAAGCGATCTTGAACCAGTACAAGGAAGATTTATTTCGCCGCCAGAACGAATTGGCCAAAGCGCTCGACGCCGTCAATAACAAACTGTCGATATACGAAGACATCGAAAAAGGGAGAATCCCTTCCGAGAGCCAGTTGTTAATCAAGATGGAGGAGTCAGAGCGACAACAAACATAG